From one Thunnus maccoyii chromosome 6, fThuMac1.1, whole genome shotgun sequence genomic stretch:
- the serpini1 gene encoding neuroserpin isoform X1 codes for MIKGAGSAANEQAVSCGAGGEQQREIAHIHPSIPIHHRLSLSVVCAAMLILDVLSPLLLLLLSILLPGYGCRAADIPEDTTSEFSVRLYHQLQAAGGQENIIFSPLSVAIALGMVELGAKGASLEEIRQTVGFSHMLPGVEFSLLQNLTTALSDDDAHYVIRFANSLFLQEGVTFNPEFLHLMKKYFRADVETVDFSESAAVAEQINSWVENHTESKIRELLSAEDFSSVTRLTLVNAVYFRGSWKNQFRPENTRTFSFSKDDGSEVQTLMMYQQGDFYYGEFSDGSQEAGGVYQVLEMPYEGEDMSMMIVLPRQEVPLASLEPIIKAPLLEEWANNVKRQKVEVYLPRFKVEQKIDLRSTLQELGIKNIFTNDADLSAMTDGKDLYIGKAVQKAYLEVTEEGAEGAVGSGMIALTRTLVLYPQVMADHPFFFVIRNRRTGSILFMGRVMTPEVIEPNDHDFDSM; via the exons TTATCTGTGGTCTGTGCTGCGATGTTGATCCTGGACGTTTTGTccccgctcctcctcctcctcctctccatcctgtTGCCGGGCTACGGTTGCCGGGCGGCGGACATACCGGAGGACACCACATCAGAGTTCTCGGTCAGACTGTACCACCAGCTGCAGGCAGCGGGGGGTCAGGAGAACATCATTTTCTCCCCACTGAGCGTGGCCATTGCCCTGGGTATGGTGGAGCTGGGAGCCAAGGGAGCTTCACTGGAGGAGATACGACAGACTGTAGGATTCAGCCACATGCTGCCAG GTGTGGAGTTCTCCTTGCTCCAGAACCTGACGACAGCTCTGTCGGACGATGACGCCCACTACGTGATCCGATTCGCCAACAGCCTCTTCCTGCAAGAAGGCGTCACCTTTAACCCAGAGTTCCTGCATCTGATGAAGAAGTATTTCCGAGCCGATGTGGAGACCGTAGACTTCAGTGAATCGGCAGCTGTGGCAGAGCAGATCAACAGCTGGGTGGAGAATCATACTGAGA GTAAGATCCGCGAGCTGCTGTCTGCCGAGGACTTCAGCAGCGTGACCCGCCTGACCCTGGTGAACGCCGTCTACTTCAGAGGCTCCTGGAAAAACCAGTTCAGGCCAGAGAACACCAGAACCTTCTCCTTCAGCAAAGACGACGGCTCTGAAGTCCAGACGCTTATGATGTACCAACAGGGAGACTTCTACTATG GTGAGTTCAGCGATGGTTCCCAGGAAGCAGGCGGTGTGTACCAGGTATTGGAGATGCCGTACGAGGGAGAGGACATGTCCATGATGATCGTTCTGCCTCGGCAGGAGGTACCGCTGGCTTCTCTGGAGCCCATCATCAAAGCGCCACTGCTGGAGGAGTGGGCTAACAATGTTAAACGGCAGAAGGTGGAAGTCTACCTGCCTAG GTTCAAAGTGGAGCAGAAAATCGACCTGAGGAGCACTCTGCAGGAGCTGGGAATAAAGAACATCTTCACCAATGATGCTGATCTCTCCGCCATGACAG ATGGTAAGGACCTGTACATCGGGAAGGCCGTGCAGAAGGCCTACCTGGAGGTGACCGAGGAGGGAGCAGAGGGAGCCGTTGGATCAG gAATGATCGCCCTGACCAGGACTCTGGTGCTGTACCCACAGGTCATGGCCGATCACCCGTTCTTCTTTGTCATCAGAAACCGaaggacag GGTCCATCCTCTTCATGGGCAGGGTCATGACCCCTGAAGTCATCGAGCCCAACGACCACGACTTTGACTCCATGTAA
- the serpini1 gene encoding neuroserpin isoform X2, whose amino-acid sequence MLILDVLSPLLLLLLSILLPGYGCRAADIPEDTTSEFSVRLYHQLQAAGGQENIIFSPLSVAIALGMVELGAKGASLEEIRQTVGFSHMLPGVEFSLLQNLTTALSDDDAHYVIRFANSLFLQEGVTFNPEFLHLMKKYFRADVETVDFSESAAVAEQINSWVENHTESKIRELLSAEDFSSVTRLTLVNAVYFRGSWKNQFRPENTRTFSFSKDDGSEVQTLMMYQQGDFYYGEFSDGSQEAGGVYQVLEMPYEGEDMSMMIVLPRQEVPLASLEPIIKAPLLEEWANNVKRQKVEVYLPRFKVEQKIDLRSTLQELGIKNIFTNDADLSAMTDGKDLYIGKAVQKAYLEVTEEGAEGAVGSGMIALTRTLVLYPQVMADHPFFFVIRNRRTGSILFMGRVMTPEVIEPNDHDFDSM is encoded by the exons ATGTTGATCCTGGACGTTTTGTccccgctcctcctcctcctcctctccatcctgtTGCCGGGCTACGGTTGCCGGGCGGCGGACATACCGGAGGACACCACATCAGAGTTCTCGGTCAGACTGTACCACCAGCTGCAGGCAGCGGGGGGTCAGGAGAACATCATTTTCTCCCCACTGAGCGTGGCCATTGCCCTGGGTATGGTGGAGCTGGGAGCCAAGGGAGCTTCACTGGAGGAGATACGACAGACTGTAGGATTCAGCCACATGCTGCCAG GTGTGGAGTTCTCCTTGCTCCAGAACCTGACGACAGCTCTGTCGGACGATGACGCCCACTACGTGATCCGATTCGCCAACAGCCTCTTCCTGCAAGAAGGCGTCACCTTTAACCCAGAGTTCCTGCATCTGATGAAGAAGTATTTCCGAGCCGATGTGGAGACCGTAGACTTCAGTGAATCGGCAGCTGTGGCAGAGCAGATCAACAGCTGGGTGGAGAATCATACTGAGA GTAAGATCCGCGAGCTGCTGTCTGCCGAGGACTTCAGCAGCGTGACCCGCCTGACCCTGGTGAACGCCGTCTACTTCAGAGGCTCCTGGAAAAACCAGTTCAGGCCAGAGAACACCAGAACCTTCTCCTTCAGCAAAGACGACGGCTCTGAAGTCCAGACGCTTATGATGTACCAACAGGGAGACTTCTACTATG GTGAGTTCAGCGATGGTTCCCAGGAAGCAGGCGGTGTGTACCAGGTATTGGAGATGCCGTACGAGGGAGAGGACATGTCCATGATGATCGTTCTGCCTCGGCAGGAGGTACCGCTGGCTTCTCTGGAGCCCATCATCAAAGCGCCACTGCTGGAGGAGTGGGCTAACAATGTTAAACGGCAGAAGGTGGAAGTCTACCTGCCTAG GTTCAAAGTGGAGCAGAAAATCGACCTGAGGAGCACTCTGCAGGAGCTGGGAATAAAGAACATCTTCACCAATGATGCTGATCTCTCCGCCATGACAG ATGGTAAGGACCTGTACATCGGGAAGGCCGTGCAGAAGGCCTACCTGGAGGTGACCGAGGAGGGAGCAGAGGGAGCCGTTGGATCAG gAATGATCGCCCTGACCAGGACTCTGGTGCTGTACCCACAGGTCATGGCCGATCACCCGTTCTTCTTTGTCATCAGAAACCGaaggacag GGTCCATCCTCTTCATGGGCAGGGTCATGACCCCTGAAGTCATCGAGCCCAACGACCACGACTTTGACTCCATGTAA